In Benincasa hispida cultivar B227 chromosome 8, ASM972705v1, whole genome shotgun sequence, the sequence CTTTTTTATTGCTCACTTTGGAGAAGACTGTCAGTCAAGTCATCAAAAACAGATGCCATTTTTAAGAAGCTTATGACAGAGTCTTGTATCCTCAGAAGTTTGATCCTTGTGAATAGTTTTCTAGATGTTCTAAATATGGGAGAAATTTGAGTTGGGAAAATGGTTCCAAATTCCTATTTGTTCATTCTTGCTTgttaatgtaataaaaaaaagttttgtaaAGATATAGTAGGAAAGCTGAGCAGAGTGGTGCAGCGTTTGGGATCTCTTTGTATATTTGGATTGCCATCAAAAGAAGCAAAGatggttttgtttttctttatgcTATATGGTTAAATTAATCATTGTGTTATGGTGGctcaaaaattgatatccttATGTTGCCCTCATTATCAACCATAATTATCCCAAGGAAAATTTCTTTATGAAAATGTGAGTCTTAATTTGATGGCAATATTGCTCAGctacttttttctttaaaggtGTAAGTTCAAATACTTGTACCAATGAATACttattggttaaattatacAAGATACTCTTAAATCTTGAGATCAATTATGTCTCCTAAactttaaaagtttgaaatagtaaaaaaatttgagatgaaTGGCCATTGAGAATTGACGATGTCTTTTCAGATGAAGTGATAGAAAATGATGATGTTAATCTTCTATACAGTTGAAATTGAGTtgtaaatgatgttatatatatctttcaaattttataaaaactacccatttttgtttttggaaaaaCTTATCAGTTCATGGGTATTCTTATGATTGATTTCAAATTGGAGAGACCATatgaaaaatttcaaattttagatgaaaaaaattgaaactcgTTCCAACATTTCTAAATATTTGGTATTATTTAAGAAGAAAGTATCATAAAAATCTAGAACTAATCTTCAATAAGGAACTCCCAAACAACTTCTCAGAAACACCAGtaatcataaaagagaaaaactgCTTTACTGAATCATTTaccttcattttcatttcctttttcCGTTAGAGGCAGCATTAAGAAACTCTCCATCCATGGAAACAAAAACCCCAACAAGCAATTCTCTCTTCAAACACAGAACTTCACaaaacaaagagaagaagacaAATATAGAACTGTAAAATCCTAAACTCAAGTAACCAAAGTAGGAAAAGCCAAAGTTTCCACCTTGGGTCCTCCAAATAACCTCTTACAAGTTCTAAGCTGTCCAAATTGCTTGCAAATCCCAATTCTTGCTGTGGACAAACTCATTGACATTGTCTTCTTCAGCTTCTTCAACCTCCTTCCAATCCTTAACTTAAACTTCCTTATTCTGATTCTGAGACATGAGGGTCTTCTCTTGCTGCCATTGTTGGCCTGCTCCATTATCTTGTAAATCAAGAACTGAGCTTGTCTATGCTTTTTCTCATCTGGGTCTTCTTTCTCCATCCTTGAATAACCACTGTTTTTCCACATTGTCACTAAAGCACTCATATTTTCTCTGCCAAAACAGAGCCTTTCAGAAACAGAGCAATTTCCAGAGAGAAATGGTGTGAAGCCAGAATCAAACATATAGATTCATTTCACAATGCCCTTTCCTTTTATATTCATAAAAGAGAATGAGAGAGAAAGGCATGTACATGGTTGTGATTTGTTAAATCCAAGAAAAAGTTAAAAGCAGAGCAAACCGTCCATGCGTCATTCCTCCTTCACCAAAAACCTACtcttattcttttataaatataaattattcttaaggtttatatatatatatttttttttttaagattagaCTTGAATCTCATGGAATGGCTTGAATATCTTATCTGACGCTTCAAACAACCAAGCATGATGTCTAATGTAAGTTATATTTAGAGGAATGAACGACCAAGCATAATAGCTAAAAAATGTAAGTTGTATTCGTACTTATGTTATTTGTCTTATTTATGTTTTTGGCTAAAGATTTAGTAGGATGTGCTATATAATCTCTCTTACTctatattttctctctaataaaaaACTGCTTTCTCTTTTTGTCCATAGACGTAACTAACACATTGTTATCAAACTACATAAATCTCTGTATCAATTTCTCTactatttatgttttttattctctttatttattgatttcataacacatgataaagtttaaaatttttaaattttggtttattaGAGTGAACTGAATTATTGTGGTGTCATTTTTGAGGCTTCTCCTAGTAATTCTATGGTGGTTGaagaatttattatatttaataagatTCGActttcataaaatattttaaagtatgCGGAGgcttagaaaaattaaaaattgataatGTCAACCACATTTATGGGACTCAATTATATATGTAAATGGAAATAGTAAACCAAAATGATCATTTATTAACGAAGAAAACTTCAGTTTGTTATTTTGGACTCTgcaataattattttgttaatttttcatCAATCTCTATACTCAGATATGACAAGAAAAGAATTTTGATTTGGGTCATTGTGTAAAGCATGTGATTGAATAGGCTGGATAATCATGCTTTTGGAAACACATAAATTATTGCATTATtgcatataacctatggtttggcattgaaaataaacatataataaaCTAAATAATTCTTGTAAAAAACTATGAACCATCTGCCAGTAGAGTCAGCAAGTAAGCCAAGCCGTCCGAATGAACAGACAATGAACCTACTTTGTGGATCCATGTGGCAATATTTAATTCGTCTCATCGGTCACCAGCTGGTGAGATTTAAAGTCAACAGATCGGACGTGTGAAGGTTGTCATGTGTAGAACAGACAGAGACCTGGCCGATGCCTGCAGGTTTCTTGAAGAGTCAGCTTCCCCCACGGCCAAAAGATCAGTAAGAATTATTGAAAATCATTGAAAATTGTTTATGCTTTCATTTATCGGGTTTCCATTATTAGCCTGATTCCGAGTCGTTTTCAAATCTCGTCCATTATCTATCTTTACAATGCTATGATGTAATTTATCTTAGAAATACGACGGGAGGTTCACAATGGTTTGATAAAGAAAAGATCATGGATATAAAAGCAAGGACAACTCTTTCTAATGAATCAAAATCATGCTCTGACTTGGTCATGTCAGTAAAATCTCTCTTACCTTGCTACAACCATATTATTATGAATCAACAATAAAAGAAAGCGAGAAAAAGAACGTAAACATTAAAGCAATTAACACAAAGACTGCTTTCAAACATTAAATGGGTAAAGAAAGAGTGCAgtttattattagagagaaatatCATAATACAACAACAAATGCACCTCTAGGATTAGAGGATTTATCAACGCACCCTTTCAAACTCTAGGGGCAAACTCATAAATAATGCATAAACAAATACAAATTAGGCTTTGGGCATGTTGGTTATCCGAAGCGTCAGATGACAAAATCAAAGTATTCCAATATATGCTCTGGTGCCACTTGACAAGACAATTCATGGATCTCCACAATTCTATGATATTATTCATTTTGGACACAAGTCCTCCAAACTTTGCTTTTGGTTTCATGGTAGTTTTCACTTCACTTCAAACTAAGGTGGTGTAAATCATTTGATGTGAAATAATATTCGTATTGTTGGCGTCCATCTTAATATTAAAGATATTGACTTGGAAATAAAAGTTTATGCGTCCATGTTCAATGAGAATGGAGCATAGGATCCTCATCCATTAATATACATTTACTTTTTTTCCACAATGAATGGTTCAGAATAAACTCATAaggaacataaaaaaaaaaatgaaagttgaCCAAATGTTAGAGCTTTCAGCGTCAGATTCCAGACTAAAAAGTATCGAGAGTTttgacaaatttttattttgtatttgcTTTCTTCTTCAAGCATGTCGTCTGCAGGCAtgcttcttatttttttccaaataaacAAGCAAAGTTAGTAAAGGATGATGTCTGTTTGATGTTTAAGGGCCAAATGGCATTATATTTACTTCCGAAGTCATTGACTTTTAAGTATGTTGATGTTTGCAATGACACAGACACAGTAACCTTGGATCTGTAAAGAAAGATTATGTTTTTCTAATGTACATGTCAAGATTATTATTGAAAGATTATGTTTTTCTAATGTACATGTCAAGATTATTATTGAAAGATTTATGTTTTTCTAATATACATGTCAAGATTATTATTGAAAGATTATGTTTTTCTCATGTACATGTCAAGATTATTATTGATTAATATTTGCTACAGTAATGAAGAAGCAAGAACATTGTTTTGTTACAGGCCCGTTAGACAAGATTTGATTACAAGTGGCAACTAGATTCTTGTTGAACTGGGAATTGCTTGAATGGATAATGTTCCGCTCTGTTCCGTTTGTTTTGGGTTTAGAAACACTAACTAGATTCATGAATCCTTCCCAGATAAATTGAATCTAGGTCAGTTGTCTTTATCTCTACCCAATTCATGAACCCcatttgataaaaatatttatcaacAGTGTAGTTTTTAAGTGGAGTTTTCATCAAGTTAGATCTGAGATTTGTCTAAACTCAGAAATCCAACTCTTTGTAGTTGATGTCACAAATAAAACAGTAATTGCATTAAGTTATACCTTAAGactaataattaaatgtatCACAACATTTCTAAAgatttgtaaatatagcaaaaaaattattgttgatAGACTCCAATCAAGAATGTAGTCATCTCTGAATTTAaatattgttatatttacaaattcttttgtattatGCTATATCTACAATATTTTGAGTCTGATTACTATATTTGCAACGGTTCAGATGTCACTAGATTAATAATAAGtgaaaattttatatatgaaCAACAAGTCTGTCTGGCAGACCTCGATTTGTAGCTAACAAATCCCCACTACAAGTTGATTGAACATTCAGAAGTATTTACGTTCTGCTTGTGTCCTTAAAGGCAGAAGTAGGTAGTCTAGGCAGGAGGATGAAGGCTTGTGAGACTGGTAATGCTAAATGATCTAAAGCTTTCTCAAgaggatatatattttttagtttctaCTTAACCCACTGATCCTTCAAGCTTCAAGCTCATGAGTTGGTTCACCTCGGCACCAAACTCATCAGGCAGTTCGTTGAAGACGTCACGACAGAATCCGGATATCATGGCAGCCATGGCCTTCTCATAGTCTATTCCTCTCTGCTGAAAATAAAACAACTGATCTTCACCAATCTTGGAGGTACTGGCTTCATGTTCGATGCGAGCTGTGGGATTCTTCACCTGTTAGAAATGAGATTGTGAGTTATTTTGATGACTAGAAAGATTTGAGAAATAAAATTAGCACAAATTAAGAATTTCATCTTATCCCTACAAGAACCACACATATCTTTTTCAAGACGATTTGTAAATCTACTAACAAATATTTTCCCATctattaaagattttttttccattattgCAATTTGCAAGTTTCAAAATCAGTTCAAGCACCTCCCAACTAATCTAACTAGACAAACATTGATCCGACAACGAGAGGTAGTACTTGAGATCCTAAACAGTTGGTTTATAGTTTGAACCTCCCCTGGTGGCTGTCTATTACCACTTTTACACTagcctcccccccccccccccccccaaaaaaaaaaaaaacaccccgAAACACCCAAAAAAGACTCACCACAGGCCCACACCAAACACAGTAGATTCTAGACAAGAATTTCTTCAGAACTGACAAGGATAAAGAACCCTCTATTTCAAGAATCAAATTAAAGATAGTATACCATCAATATTATGTATATGTACTTAAAAGTTCATAATGATGAAGAAAACTATGTCAAGAATGCCCAAGTCATTTCGTGTAGACAGAAACATAAGCTGCCCATTCGGTGCCAAGTCTTGAAGTCATGAAAGTAAAACAAGCGCTTGATAGATAAAGATGGCACTGGCAACGAATGCATGACAAGATTTTCATTTTCTGGAGAAATTTCAGAGAAACCTTGCTATTACTTCCAAATTGTTTTCTCAAAGAAAAGCAAACAGTCAGTAGTTACTTCTTGTTCATCAGTGGCTTTAACCATAGAAcgagaaaaaattgaaatatcatttctttagtttttttgGGACAAAGGCGTAATTAGAATAGTTGTAGTGATGTAATGTTAGAGAAACTTCCGAGACGTTGCTGTTTCAAAAGAAGAGTACAATGGCGATTTGAGACACTTTGAACTGTTGGTATGGTAGGAAACACTTGGGGTCAAAGTTTTAAATAATATGCTGTTTTCGAGGACGAATATCTCAAAGATTAGGccaataggaaaaaaaaactcagtTCACCACTTCTCTTTGAACTTACAATCGGATTTGATATATATTCATAATGCACGAGTAACACCATGCatataaatggataaaggaagTATGATTACATGTGCAAGTCTTTGGGCACATTGGAGTTTCTAGTCCGAATTCTCTGATAACCCTGAGCAACTACCGTATCTAGTAATCCCACCACCACATACATACACAAAACAAAAATGAAGAGGAATACATACAATAGAAAACCATCAGCCCTCCAGATTTAAATATTCACGGTACCATGCACAATCTAGGAACCAAATATATAAAGCTACTGAGGGTAAATCTAATGATAATTGAAAACAAACAAATCATAACATCAAAGGGAATTACCTGGATGTATGGGTAAGTGTTAGCAGCAGCATTGTCACCAATGAGCATTGAATCGCATTGTGATGAGTTCTTAGCATTATCTGCTTTGGATTGAACCTGAACAAGCCCCCTATAACAGTTCCTTGAGTTTCCAGCAGAAATACCTTTTGAGATAATTCTACTCCTTGTATTCTTTCCTTTATGTATCATCTTTGTACCGGTATCTGCCTGTTGATAATTATTCGTCAGCGCTACCGAATAGAACTCGCCAACAGTATCATCACCCTCCAAAACAACACTAGGATACTTCCAAGTAATGGCAGAACCTGTTTCTACTTGTGTCCATGATATCTTAGAACGATCCCCAGCACAAAGGCCACGTTTTGTTACAAAATTATACACCCccccttttccttcttcatcaCCAGCATACCAGTTCTGAACTGTGGAGTACTTAATCTCTGCACCTTCAGCACAATACAATTCAACCACCGCAGCATGAAGCTGATTTCTATCATAGGAAGGCGCTGTACATCCCTCCAAATACTCTACAAAACTCCTGTCATCAGCAACAATCAAAGTTCTCTCGAATTGTCCAGTTTCCAACGCATTGATTCGGAAATAGGTCGAAATCTGCATCGGGCACTTTGTGTCCTTGGGTATATAACAAAATGATCCATCGCTAAACACCGCCGAGTTCAGTGCAGCATAAAAGTTGTCCTCGCTGGGCACAACTCTACCCAAGTACTTTCTAACTAAATCAGGATATTCCTTAATTGCCTCTGATATGGAACAGAAAATCACACCTGCTTTTTCTAGCGTCTTCCTATGAGTAGTAGCAATTGAAACACTATCTAGAACAGCATCAACAGCAACATTAGCTAGACGGTTGCGTTCATTTAATGGAACCCCGAGCCTATCAAAATACATAAGCAGCTCCGGGTCGGCCTCATCAAGGCTATTCAAAGTGGGTTTCTTCTTAGGGGCAGAATAATAACATACATCTTGAAAATCAATTGGTGGGTATCGATTATCAGACCAAGTGGGTTCTTTCATCTTTAGGAATTTCTCAAAAGCATTCAACCGAAACTCAAGCATCCAATCGGGTTCTTCTTTTAGGGACGAAATCAACCGAATTGTTTCCTTGGAAAGCCCTTTCGGAATCGAAAACGAATCGATATCCA encodes:
- the LOC120083116 gene encoding UPF0051 protein ABCI8, chloroplastic; the protein is MASLLANGISRFSHQPIWELQKDSIPKLQTPRIANLKISKSKPFRVRADVGYDPKTANSGKPSPSSTTTDEKIQDILRNRDYDRKFGFTVDIDSFSIPKGLSKETIRLISSLKEEPDWMLEFRLNAFEKFLKMKEPTWSDNRYPPIDFQDVCYYSAPKKKPTLNSLDEADPELLMYFDRLGVPLNERNRLANVAVDAVLDSVSIATTHRKTLEKAGVIFCSISEAIKEYPDLVRKYLGRVVPSEDNFYAALNSAVFSDGSFCYIPKDTKCPMQISTYFRINALETGQFERTLIVADDRSFVEYLEGCTAPSYDRNQLHAAVVELYCAEGAEIKYSTVQNWYAGDEEGKGGVYNFVTKRGLCAGDRSKISWTQVETGSAITWKYPSVVLEGDDTVGEFYSVALTNNYQQADTGTKMIHKGKNTRSRIISKGISAGNSRNCYRGLVQVQSKADNAKNSSQCDSMLIGDNAAANTYPYIQVKNPTARIEHEASTSKIGEDQLFYFQQRGIDYEKAMAAMISGFCRDVFNELPDEFGAEVNQLMSLKLEGSVG